From the genome of Saccopteryx bilineata isolate mSacBil1 chromosome 6, mSacBil1_pri_phased_curated, whole genome shotgun sequence, one region includes:
- the ARMC7 gene encoding armadillo repeat-containing protein 7 isoform X5: MTQKPKVDPHVGRLGYLQALVTEFQETESQDAKEQVLANLANFAYDPSNYQYLRQLQVLDLFLDSLSEENETLVEFAIAKVPLEQSWPRC; encoded by the exons ATGACCCAGAAGCCGAAAGTAGATCCCCACGTCGGACGTCTGGGATACCTGCAGGCGCTGGTCACGGAATTCCAAGAGACGGAGAGCCAAG ACGCCAAGGAGCAAGTCCTAGCCAACCTCGCCAACTTCGCCTATGACCCCAGCAACTACCAGTATCTGCGACAGCTTCAGGTCCTGGATTTATTCCTCGATTCGCTGTCGGAGGAGAATGAGACCCTGGTGGAGTTTGCGATTG ccaaggttccattggagcaaagttggcccaggtgctga
- the ARMC7 gene encoding armadillo repeat-containing protein 7 isoform X4 produces MTQKPKVDPHVGRLGYLQALVTEFQETESQDAKEQVLANLANFAYDPSNYQYLRQLQVLDLFLDSLSEENETLVEFAIVRGGEIERLPHVP; encoded by the exons ATGACCCAGAAGCCGAAAGTAGATCCCCACGTCGGACGTCTGGGATACCTGCAGGCGCTGGTCACGGAATTCCAAGAGACGGAGAGCCAAG ACGCCAAGGAGCAAGTCCTAGCCAACCTCGCCAACTTCGCCTATGACCCCAGCAACTACCAGTATCTGCGACAGCTTCAGGTCCTGGATTTATTCCTCGATTCGCTGTCGGAGGAGAATGAGACCCTGGTGGAGTTTGCGATTG tgagaggaggagaaatagaaagactcccacatgtgccctga
- the ARMC7 gene encoding armadillo repeat-containing protein 7 isoform X7 has translation MTQKPKVDPHVGRLGYLQALVTEFQETESQDAKEQVLANLANFAYDPSNYQYLRQLQVLDLFLDSLSEENETLVEFAIETARVREG, from the exons ATGACCCAGAAGCCGAAAGTAGATCCCCACGTCGGACGTCTGGGATACCTGCAGGCGCTGGTCACGGAATTCCAAGAGACGGAGAGCCAAG ACGCCAAGGAGCAAGTCCTAGCCAACCTCGCCAACTTCGCCTATGACCCCAGCAACTACCAGTATCTGCGACAGCTTCAGGTCCTGGATTTATTCCTCGATTCGCTGTCGGAGGAGAATGAGACCCTGGTGGAGTTTGCGATTG agacagcgagagtcagagagggatag
- the ARMC7 gene encoding armadillo repeat-containing protein 7 isoform X8 → MTQKPKVDPHVGRLGYLQALVTEFQETESQDAKEQVLANLANFAYDPSNYQYLRQLQVLDLFLDSLSEENETLVEFAIAYQLYN, encoded by the exons ATGACCCAGAAGCCGAAAGTAGATCCCCACGTCGGACGTCTGGGATACCTGCAGGCGCTGGTCACGGAATTCCAAGAGACGGAGAGCCAAG ACGCCAAGGAGCAAGTCCTAGCCAACCTCGCCAACTTCGCCTATGACCCCAGCAACTACCAGTATCTGCGACAGCTTCAGGTCCTGGATTTATTCCTCGATTCGCTGTCGGAGGAGAATGAGACCCTGGTGGAGTTTGCGATTG
- the ARMC7 gene encoding armadillo repeat-containing protein 7 isoform X9, whose translation MTQKPKVDPHVGRLGYLQALVTEFQETESQDAKEQVLANLANFAYDPSNYQYLRQLQVLDLFLDSLSEENETLVEFAIV comes from the exons ATGACCCAGAAGCCGAAAGTAGATCCCCACGTCGGACGTCTGGGATACCTGCAGGCGCTGGTCACGGAATTCCAAGAGACGGAGAGCCAAG ACGCCAAGGAGCAAGTCCTAGCCAACCTCGCCAACTTCGCCTATGACCCCAGCAACTACCAGTATCTGCGACAGCTTCAGGTCCTGGATTTATTCCTCGATTCGCTGTCGGAGGAGAATGAGACCCTGGTGGAGTTTGCGATTG
- the ARMC7 gene encoding armadillo repeat-containing protein 7 isoform X1 gives MTQKPKVDPHVGRLGYLQALVTEFQETESQDAKEQVLANLANFAYDPSNYQYLRQLQVLDLFLDSLSEENETLVEFAIGGLCNLCSDRVNKEHILQTGGIPLIINCLSSPNEETVLSAVTTIMYLSSPGDNSHPELTTMPVVQCMLRFSLSANTRLRNLAQIFLEDFCSPSQVAEARCRPAHSALGIPLPKTAAPQQP, from the exons ATGACCCAGAAGCCGAAAGTAGATCCCCACGTCGGACGTCTGGGATACCTGCAGGCGCTGGTCACGGAATTCCAAGAGACGGAGAGCCAAG ACGCCAAGGAGCAAGTCCTAGCCAACCTCGCCAACTTCGCCTATGACCCCAGCAACTACCAGTATCTGCGACAGCTTCAGGTCCTGGATTTATTCCTCGATTCGCTGTCGGAGGAGAATGAGACCCTGGTGGAGTTTGCGATTG GAGGCCTCTGCAACCTGTGCTCAGACAGAGTCAACAAGGAGCATATCCTGCAGACAGGGGGTATCCCGCTCATCATCAACTGCCTATCCAGTCCCAACGAAGAGACTGTGCTGTCTGCTGTCACCACAATCATGTACCTGAGCTCACCAGGCGATAACTCCCACCCTGAGCTAACCACCATGCCTGTGGTCCAGTGCATGCtgcgcttctctctctctgccaacacGAGGCTCCGGAACCTGGCCCAGATCTTCCTGGAAGACTTCTGTTCCCCAAGCCAGGTGGCCGAAGCTCGCTGCCGGCCGGCTCACTCTGCCCTAGGTATCCCGCTGCCAAAGACTGCTGCCCCACAGCAGCCTTGA
- the ARMC7 gene encoding armadillo repeat-containing protein 7 isoform X10 yields MTQKPKVDPHVGRLGYLQALVTEFQETESQDAKEQVLANLANFAYDPSNYQYLRQLQEASATCAQTESTRSISCRQGVSRSSSTAYPVPTKRLCCLLSPQSCT; encoded by the exons ATGACCCAGAAGCCGAAAGTAGATCCCCACGTCGGACGTCTGGGATACCTGCAGGCGCTGGTCACGGAATTCCAAGAGACGGAGAGCCAAG ACGCCAAGGAGCAAGTCCTAGCCAACCTCGCCAACTTCGCCTATGACCCCAGCAACTACCAGTATCTGCGACAGCTTCAG GAGGCCTCTGCAACCTGTGCTCAGACAGAGTCAACAAGGAGCATATCCTGCAGACAGGGGGTATCCCGCTCATCATCAACTGCCTATCCAGTCCCAACGAAGAGACTGTGCTGTCTGCTGTCACCACAATCATGTACCTGA
- the NT5C gene encoding 5'(3')-deoxyribonucleotidase, cytosolic type: MQICSGAAPPTHGSGSDGLARLAPLARDFAGPCAPAMAMAARRVRPVRVLVDMDGVLADFEAGLLRAFLRRFPWEPHVPLEERRGFFAREQYRALRPDLADKVASVYEAPRFFLDLEPIPGALEAMQEMNALQDTEVFICTSPLMKYDHCVAEKYRWVEKHLGPQFVERIILTRDKTVILGDLLIDDKDTIQGQEETPSWEHILFTCCHNQHLALPPTRRRLLSWSDNWKEIIDSKRREQWDQGRGQ; encoded by the exons ATGCAAATTTGCTCTGGCGCAGCCCCGCCTACCCACGGCTCCGGAAGCGACGGTCTGGCGCGCCTCGCGCCGCTCGCCCGCGATTTCGCCGGTCCCTGCGCTCCTGCGATGGCTATGGCGGCGCGCCGTGTGCGGCCCGTACGGGTGCTGGTGGACATGGACGGGGTGCTGGCCGACTTCGAGGCCGGCCTCCTGCGGGCCTTCCTCCGCCGCTTCCCCTGGGAGCCGCACGTGCCGCTGGAAGAACGGCGTGGCTTCTTCGCCCGGGAGCAGTATCGAGCCCTGCGGCCAGATCTGGCG GACAAAGTTGCCAGTGTGTATGAAGCCCCACGCTTTTTCCTAGACTTGGAGCCCATTCCCGGAGCCTTGGAAGCCATGCAGGAGATGAATGCCTTGCAGGA CACAGAGGTCTTCATCTGCACCAGCCCTCTGATGAAGTATGACCACTGTGTGGCTGAGAAG TACCGTTGGGTGGAGAAACACCTGGGGCCCCAGTTTGTGGAGCGCATTATCCTGACCAGGGACAAGACAGTGATTTTGGGGGACCTACTCATTGATGACAAGGACACCATTCAAG GCCAAGAAGAGACCCCAAGCTGGGAGCACATCTTGTTTACCTGCTGCCacaaccagcacctggccctgCCCCCCACAAGGAGACGGCTGCTCTCCTGGAGTGACAACTGGAAGGAGATCATAGACAGCAAAAGAAGGGAGCAATGGGACCAGGGCCGAGGACAGTAG